In Molothrus aeneus isolate 106 chromosome 3, BPBGC_Maene_1.0, whole genome shotgun sequence, a single genomic region encodes these proteins:
- the SYNCRIP gene encoding heterogeneous nuclear ribonucleoprotein Q isoform X3 gives MATEHVNGNGTEEPMDTSAAVTHSEHFQTLLDAGLPQKVAEKLDEIYVAGLVAHSDLDERAIEALKEFNEEGALAVLQQFKDSDLSHVQNKSAFLCGVMKTYRQREKQGTKVADSSKGPDEAKIKALLERTGYTLDVTTGQRKYGGPPPESVYSGQQPSVGTEIFVGKIPRDLFEDELVPLFEKAGPIWDLRLMMDPLTGLNRGYAFVTFCTKEAAQEAVKLYNNHEIRSGKHIGVCISVANNRLFVGSIPKSKTKEQIVEEFSKVTEGLTDVILYHQPDDKKKNRGFCFLEYEDHKTAAQARRRLMSGKVKVWGNVVTVEWADPIEDPDPEVMAKVKVLFVRNLANTVTEEILEKAFSQFGKLERVKKLKDYAFIHFDERDGAVKAMEEMNGKDLEGENIEIVFAKPPDQKRKERKAQRQAAKNQMYDDYYYYGPPHMPPPTRGRGRGGRGGYGYPPDYYGYEDYYDYYGYDYHNYRGGYEDPYYGYEDFQVGARGRGGRGARGAAPSRGRGAAPPRGRAGYAQRGGPGSARGVRGARGGAQQQRGRGQGKGVEAGPDLLQ, from the exons ATGGCTACTGAGCATGTTAATGGGAATGGTACTGAAGAGCCCATGGATACTTCTGCTGCAGTTACCCATTCTGAGCATTTCCAGACATTGCTTGATGCTGGTTTACCACAGAAAGTTGCTGAAAAACTAGATGAAATTTACGTTGCAG gCCTAGTTGCACATAGTGATCTAGATGAAAGAGCTATTGAAGCTTTAAAGGAATTCAATGAAGAAGGTGCACTGGCAGTGCTTCAGCAGTTTAAAGACAGTGATCTCTCACACGTTCAG AACAAAAGTGCCTTTTTATGTGGAGTCATGAAGACATACAGGCAGAGGGAAAAACAGGGGACCAAGGTGGCAGATTCTAGCAAAGGACCAGATGAGGCAAAAATTAAG GCACTGTTGGAGAGAACTGGCTACACTCTTGATGTGACTACTGGACAGAGGAAATATGGTGGGCCTCCTCCAGAGTCTGTATATTCAGGACAGCAACCTTCTGTTGGTACAGAG ATATTTGTGGGCAAGATCCCGAGAGACTTGTTTGAAGATGAACTTGTTCCATTATTTGAGAAGGCCGGACCTATATGGGATCTCCGCTTAATGATGGATCCACTAACCGGTCTAAACAGAGGATATGCTTTTGTCACTTTTTGTACTAAAGAAGCAGCTCAGGAAGCTGTTAAACTG TACAACAACCATGAAATTCGGTCTGGAAAACACATTGGTGTATGCATCTCTGTTGCCAATAATAGGCTTTTTGTTGGTTCTATTCCTAAGAGTAAAACCAAGGAGCAAATTGTTGAAGAATTCAGCAAAGTAACAG aggGTCTTACAGATGTCATATTGTATCATCAGCCTGATGACAAGAAAAAGAACCGGGGTTTCTGCTTTCTTGAATATGAAGATCACAAAACTGCTGCTCAGGCCAGACGTAGGCTAATGAGTGGCAAAGTGAAAGTCTGGGGAAATGTTGTTACAGTGGAATGGGCTGACCCTATAGAAGACCCAGATCCTGAAGTCATGGCAAAG GTAAAAGTTTTGTTCGTACGCAATCTTGCCAATACTGTAACAGAGGAGATTCTAGAAAAGGCCTTCAGTCAATTTGGAAAGCTAGAACGAGTGAAGAAGCTAAAAGACTATGCTTTCATTCATTTTGATGAACGGGATGGTGCTGTAAAG GCAATGGAAGAAATGAATGGCAAAGATTTAGAGGGAGAAAACATTGAAATTGTTTTTGCTAAGCCACCAgatcaaaaaaggaaagaacgGAAAGCTCAGAGACAAGCGGCTAAAAATCAGAT gTATGATGATTACTACTATTATGGTCCACCTCATATGCCCCCTCCAACAAGAGGTCGAGGCCGAGGAGGTAGAGGTGGTTACGGATATCCCCCTGACTATTACGGATATGAAGATTATTATGATTATTATGGCTATGACTACCATAACTATCGTGGTGGATATGAAGATCCTTACTATGGTTATGAAGATTTTCAAGTTGGAGCTAGAGGAAGGGGTGGTAGAGGAGCAAGGGGTGCTGCTCCATCCAGAGGTCGCGGGGCTGCTCCTCCCCGTGGCAGAGCCGGTTATGCACAGAGAGGTGGTCCTGGATCAGCAAGAGGCGTTCGTGGTGCGAGAGGAGGTGCCCAGCAACAAAGAGGCCGCGGG CAGGGAAAAGGGGTCGAGGCCGGTCCTGACCTGTTACAATGA
- the SYNCRIP gene encoding heterogeneous nuclear ribonucleoprotein Q isoform X5 produces MATEHVNGNGTEEPMDTSAAVTHSEHFQTLLDAGLPQKVAEKLDEIYVAGLVAHSDLDERAIEALKEFNEEGALAVLQQFKDSDLSHVQNKSAFLCGVMKTYRQREKQGTKVADSSKGPDEAKIKALLERTGYTLDVTTGQRKYGGPPPESVYSGQQPSVGTEIFVGKIPRDLFEDELVPLFEKAGPIWDLRLMMDPLTGLNRGYAFVTFCTKEAAQEAVKLYNNHEIRSGKHIGVCISVANNRLFVGSIPKSKTKEQIVEEFSKVTEGLTDVILYHQPDDKKKNRGFCFLEYEDHKTAAQARRRLMSGKVKVWGNVVTVEWADPIEDPDPEVMAKVKVLFVRNLANTVTEEILEKAFSQFGKLERVKKLKDYAFIHFDERDGAVKAMEEMNGKDLEGENIEIVFAKPPDQKRKERKAQRQAAKNQMYDDYYYYGPPHMPPPTRGRGRGGRGGYGYPPDYYGYEDYYDYYGYDYHNYRGGYEDPYYGYEDFQVGARGRGGRGARGAAPSRGRGAAPPRGRAGYAQRGGPGSARGVRGARGGAQQQRGRGVRGARGGRGGNVGGKRKADGYNQPDSKRRQTNNQNWGSQPIAQQPLQGGDHSGNYGYKSENQEFYQDSFGQQWK; encoded by the exons ATGGCTACTGAGCATGTTAATGGGAATGGTACTGAAGAGCCCATGGATACTTCTGCTGCAGTTACCCATTCTGAGCATTTCCAGACATTGCTTGATGCTGGTTTACCACAGAAAGTTGCTGAAAAACTAGATGAAATTTACGTTGCAG gCCTAGTTGCACATAGTGATCTAGATGAAAGAGCTATTGAAGCTTTAAAGGAATTCAATGAAGAAGGTGCACTGGCAGTGCTTCAGCAGTTTAAAGACAGTGATCTCTCACACGTTCAG AACAAAAGTGCCTTTTTATGTGGAGTCATGAAGACATACAGGCAGAGGGAAAAACAGGGGACCAAGGTGGCAGATTCTAGCAAAGGACCAGATGAGGCAAAAATTAAG GCACTGTTGGAGAGAACTGGCTACACTCTTGATGTGACTACTGGACAGAGGAAATATGGTGGGCCTCCTCCAGAGTCTGTATATTCAGGACAGCAACCTTCTGTTGGTACAGAG ATATTTGTGGGCAAGATCCCGAGAGACTTGTTTGAAGATGAACTTGTTCCATTATTTGAGAAGGCCGGACCTATATGGGATCTCCGCTTAATGATGGATCCACTAACCGGTCTAAACAGAGGATATGCTTTTGTCACTTTTTGTACTAAAGAAGCAGCTCAGGAAGCTGTTAAACTG TACAACAACCATGAAATTCGGTCTGGAAAACACATTGGTGTATGCATCTCTGTTGCCAATAATAGGCTTTTTGTTGGTTCTATTCCTAAGAGTAAAACCAAGGAGCAAATTGTTGAAGAATTCAGCAAAGTAACAG aggGTCTTACAGATGTCATATTGTATCATCAGCCTGATGACAAGAAAAAGAACCGGGGTTTCTGCTTTCTTGAATATGAAGATCACAAAACTGCTGCTCAGGCCAGACGTAGGCTAATGAGTGGCAAAGTGAAAGTCTGGGGAAATGTTGTTACAGTGGAATGGGCTGACCCTATAGAAGACCCAGATCCTGAAGTCATGGCAAAG GTAAAAGTTTTGTTCGTACGCAATCTTGCCAATACTGTAACAGAGGAGATTCTAGAAAAGGCCTTCAGTCAATTTGGAAAGCTAGAACGAGTGAAGAAGCTAAAAGACTATGCTTTCATTCATTTTGATGAACGGGATGGTGCTGTAAAG GCAATGGAAGAAATGAATGGCAAAGATTTAGAGGGAGAAAACATTGAAATTGTTTTTGCTAAGCCACCAgatcaaaaaaggaaagaacgGAAAGCTCAGAGACAAGCGGCTAAAAATCAGAT gTATGATGATTACTACTATTATGGTCCACCTCATATGCCCCCTCCAACAAGAGGTCGAGGCCGAGGAGGTAGAGGTGGTTACGGATATCCCCCTGACTATTACGGATATGAAGATTATTATGATTATTATGGCTATGACTACCATAACTATCGTGGTGGATATGAAGATCCTTACTATGGTTATGAAGATTTTCAAGTTGGAGCTAGAGGAAGGGGTGGTAGAGGAGCAAGGGGTGCTGCTCCATCCAGAGGTCGCGGGGCTGCTCCTCCCCGTGGCAGAGCCGGTTATGCACAGAGAGGTGGTCCTGGATCAGCAAGAGGCGTTCGTGGTGCGAGAGGAGGTGCCCAGCAACAAAGAGGCCGCGGGGTACGTGGTGCGAGGGGTGGCCGCGGTGGAAATGTAGGAGGAAAGCGCAAAGCTGATGGGTACAACCAGCCAGATTCCAAGCGGCGCCAGACCAATAATCAGAACTGGGGCTCCCAACCCATTGCTCAGCAACCGCTCCAAGGTGGTGATCATTCTGGTAACTATGGTTACAAATCTGAAAACCAGGAGTTTTATCAGGATTCTTTTGGGCAACAGTGGAAATAG
- the SYNCRIP gene encoding heterogeneous nuclear ribonucleoprotein Q isoform X2 → MATEHVNGNGTEEPMDTSAAVTHSEHFQTLLDAGLPQKVAEKLDEIYVAGLVAHSDLDERAIEALKEFNEEGALAVLQQFKDSDLSHVQNKSAFLCGVMKTYRQREKQGTKVADSSKGPDEAKIKALLERTGYTLDVTTGQRKYGGPPPESVYSGQQPSVGTEIFVGKIPRDLFEDELVPLFEKAGPIWDLRLMMDPLTGLNRGYAFVTFCTKEAAQEAVKLYNNHEIRSGKHIGVCISVANNRLFVGSIPKSKTKEQIVEEFSKVTEGLTDVILYHQPDDKKKNRGFCFLEYEDHKTAAQARRRLMSGKVKVWGNVVTVEWADPIEDPDPEVMAKVKVLFVRNLANTVTEEILEKAFSQFGKLERVKKLKDYAFIHFDERDGAVKAMEEMNGKDLEGENIEIVFAKPPDQKRKERKAQRQAAKNQMYDDYYYYGPPHMPPPTRGRGRGGRGGYGYPPDYYGYEDYYDYYGYDYHNYRGGYEDPYYGYEDFQVGARGRGGRGARGAAPSRGRGAAPPRGRAGYAQRGGPGSARGVRGARGGAQQQRGRGVRGARGGRGGNVGGKRKADGYNQPDSKRRQTNNQNWGSQPIAQQPLQGKRGRGRS, encoded by the exons ATGGCTACTGAGCATGTTAATGGGAATGGTACTGAAGAGCCCATGGATACTTCTGCTGCAGTTACCCATTCTGAGCATTTCCAGACATTGCTTGATGCTGGTTTACCACAGAAAGTTGCTGAAAAACTAGATGAAATTTACGTTGCAG gCCTAGTTGCACATAGTGATCTAGATGAAAGAGCTATTGAAGCTTTAAAGGAATTCAATGAAGAAGGTGCACTGGCAGTGCTTCAGCAGTTTAAAGACAGTGATCTCTCACACGTTCAG AACAAAAGTGCCTTTTTATGTGGAGTCATGAAGACATACAGGCAGAGGGAAAAACAGGGGACCAAGGTGGCAGATTCTAGCAAAGGACCAGATGAGGCAAAAATTAAG GCACTGTTGGAGAGAACTGGCTACACTCTTGATGTGACTACTGGACAGAGGAAATATGGTGGGCCTCCTCCAGAGTCTGTATATTCAGGACAGCAACCTTCTGTTGGTACAGAG ATATTTGTGGGCAAGATCCCGAGAGACTTGTTTGAAGATGAACTTGTTCCATTATTTGAGAAGGCCGGACCTATATGGGATCTCCGCTTAATGATGGATCCACTAACCGGTCTAAACAGAGGATATGCTTTTGTCACTTTTTGTACTAAAGAAGCAGCTCAGGAAGCTGTTAAACTG TACAACAACCATGAAATTCGGTCTGGAAAACACATTGGTGTATGCATCTCTGTTGCCAATAATAGGCTTTTTGTTGGTTCTATTCCTAAGAGTAAAACCAAGGAGCAAATTGTTGAAGAATTCAGCAAAGTAACAG aggGTCTTACAGATGTCATATTGTATCATCAGCCTGATGACAAGAAAAAGAACCGGGGTTTCTGCTTTCTTGAATATGAAGATCACAAAACTGCTGCTCAGGCCAGACGTAGGCTAATGAGTGGCAAAGTGAAAGTCTGGGGAAATGTTGTTACAGTGGAATGGGCTGACCCTATAGAAGACCCAGATCCTGAAGTCATGGCAAAG GTAAAAGTTTTGTTCGTACGCAATCTTGCCAATACTGTAACAGAGGAGATTCTAGAAAAGGCCTTCAGTCAATTTGGAAAGCTAGAACGAGTGAAGAAGCTAAAAGACTATGCTTTCATTCATTTTGATGAACGGGATGGTGCTGTAAAG GCAATGGAAGAAATGAATGGCAAAGATTTAGAGGGAGAAAACATTGAAATTGTTTTTGCTAAGCCACCAgatcaaaaaaggaaagaacgGAAAGCTCAGAGACAAGCGGCTAAAAATCAGAT gTATGATGATTACTACTATTATGGTCCACCTCATATGCCCCCTCCAACAAGAGGTCGAGGCCGAGGAGGTAGAGGTGGTTACGGATATCCCCCTGACTATTACGGATATGAAGATTATTATGATTATTATGGCTATGACTACCATAACTATCGTGGTGGATATGAAGATCCTTACTATGGTTATGAAGATTTTCAAGTTGGAGCTAGAGGAAGGGGTGGTAGAGGAGCAAGGGGTGCTGCTCCATCCAGAGGTCGCGGGGCTGCTCCTCCCCGTGGCAGAGCCGGTTATGCACAGAGAGGTGGTCCTGGATCAGCAAGAGGCGTTCGTGGTGCGAGAGGAGGTGCCCAGCAACAAAGAGGCCGCGGGGTACGTGGTGCGAGGGGTGGCCGCGGTGGAAATGTAGGAGGAAAGCGCAAAGCTGATGGGTACAACCAGCCAGATTCCAAGCGGCGCCAGACCAATAATCAGAACTGGGGCTCCCAACCCATTGCTCAGCAACCGCTCCAAG GGAAAAGGGGTCGAGGCCGGTCCTGA
- the SYNCRIP gene encoding heterogeneous nuclear ribonucleoprotein Q isoform X4 produces MATEHVNGNGTEEPMDTSAAVTHSEHFQTLLDAGLPQKVAEKLDEIYVAGLVAHSDLDERAIEALKEFNEEGALAVLQQFKDSDLSHVQNKSAFLCGVMKTYRQREKQGTKVADSSKGPDEAKIKALLERTGYTLDVTTGQRKYGGPPPESVYSGQQPSVGTEIFVGKIPRDLFEDELVPLFEKAGPIWDLRLMMDPLTGLNRGYAFVTFCTKEAAQEAVKLYNNHEIRSGKHIGVCISVANNRLFVGSIPKSKTKEQIVEEFSKVTEGLTDVILYHQPDDKKKNRGFCFLEYEDHKTAAQARRRLMSGKVKVWGNVVTVEWADPIEDPDPEVMAKVKVLFVRNLANTVTEEILEKAFSQFGKLERVKKLKDYAFIHFDERDGAVKAMEEMNGKDLEGENIEIVFAKPPDQKRKERKAQRQAAKNQMYDDYYYYGPPHMPPPTRGRGRGGRGGYGYPPDYYGYEDYYDYYGYDYHNYRGGYEDPYYGYEDFQVGARGRGGRGARGAAPSRGRGAAPPRGRAGYAQRGGPGSARGVRGARGGAQQQRGRGGKGVEAGPDLLQ; encoded by the exons ATGGCTACTGAGCATGTTAATGGGAATGGTACTGAAGAGCCCATGGATACTTCTGCTGCAGTTACCCATTCTGAGCATTTCCAGACATTGCTTGATGCTGGTTTACCACAGAAAGTTGCTGAAAAACTAGATGAAATTTACGTTGCAG gCCTAGTTGCACATAGTGATCTAGATGAAAGAGCTATTGAAGCTTTAAAGGAATTCAATGAAGAAGGTGCACTGGCAGTGCTTCAGCAGTTTAAAGACAGTGATCTCTCACACGTTCAG AACAAAAGTGCCTTTTTATGTGGAGTCATGAAGACATACAGGCAGAGGGAAAAACAGGGGACCAAGGTGGCAGATTCTAGCAAAGGACCAGATGAGGCAAAAATTAAG GCACTGTTGGAGAGAACTGGCTACACTCTTGATGTGACTACTGGACAGAGGAAATATGGTGGGCCTCCTCCAGAGTCTGTATATTCAGGACAGCAACCTTCTGTTGGTACAGAG ATATTTGTGGGCAAGATCCCGAGAGACTTGTTTGAAGATGAACTTGTTCCATTATTTGAGAAGGCCGGACCTATATGGGATCTCCGCTTAATGATGGATCCACTAACCGGTCTAAACAGAGGATATGCTTTTGTCACTTTTTGTACTAAAGAAGCAGCTCAGGAAGCTGTTAAACTG TACAACAACCATGAAATTCGGTCTGGAAAACACATTGGTGTATGCATCTCTGTTGCCAATAATAGGCTTTTTGTTGGTTCTATTCCTAAGAGTAAAACCAAGGAGCAAATTGTTGAAGAATTCAGCAAAGTAACAG aggGTCTTACAGATGTCATATTGTATCATCAGCCTGATGACAAGAAAAAGAACCGGGGTTTCTGCTTTCTTGAATATGAAGATCACAAAACTGCTGCTCAGGCCAGACGTAGGCTAATGAGTGGCAAAGTGAAAGTCTGGGGAAATGTTGTTACAGTGGAATGGGCTGACCCTATAGAAGACCCAGATCCTGAAGTCATGGCAAAG GTAAAAGTTTTGTTCGTACGCAATCTTGCCAATACTGTAACAGAGGAGATTCTAGAAAAGGCCTTCAGTCAATTTGGAAAGCTAGAACGAGTGAAGAAGCTAAAAGACTATGCTTTCATTCATTTTGATGAACGGGATGGTGCTGTAAAG GCAATGGAAGAAATGAATGGCAAAGATTTAGAGGGAGAAAACATTGAAATTGTTTTTGCTAAGCCACCAgatcaaaaaaggaaagaacgGAAAGCTCAGAGACAAGCGGCTAAAAATCAGAT gTATGATGATTACTACTATTATGGTCCACCTCATATGCCCCCTCCAACAAGAGGTCGAGGCCGAGGAGGTAGAGGTGGTTACGGATATCCCCCTGACTATTACGGATATGAAGATTATTATGATTATTATGGCTATGACTACCATAACTATCGTGGTGGATATGAAGATCCTTACTATGGTTATGAAGATTTTCAAGTTGGAGCTAGAGGAAGGGGTGGTAGAGGAGCAAGGGGTGCTGCTCCATCCAGAGGTCGCGGGGCTGCTCCTCCCCGTGGCAGAGCCGGTTATGCACAGAGAGGTGGTCCTGGATCAGCAAGAGGCGTTCGTGGTGCGAGAGGAGGTGCCCAGCAACAAAGAGGCCGCGGG GGAAAAGGGGTCGAGGCCGGTCCTGACCTGTTACAATGA
- the SYNCRIP gene encoding heterogeneous nuclear ribonucleoprotein Q isoform X1: MATEHVNGNGTEEPMDTSAAVTHSEHFQTLLDAGLPQKVAEKLDEIYVAGLVAHSDLDERAIEALKEFNEEGALAVLQQFKDSDLSHVQNKSAFLCGVMKTYRQREKQGTKVADSSKGPDEAKIKALLERTGYTLDVTTGQRKYGGPPPESVYSGQQPSVGTEIFVGKIPRDLFEDELVPLFEKAGPIWDLRLMMDPLTGLNRGYAFVTFCTKEAAQEAVKLYNNHEIRSGKHIGVCISVANNRLFVGSIPKSKTKEQIVEEFSKVTEGLTDVILYHQPDDKKKNRGFCFLEYEDHKTAAQARRRLMSGKVKVWGNVVTVEWADPIEDPDPEVMAKVKVLFVRNLANTVTEEILEKAFSQFGKLERVKKLKDYAFIHFDERDGAVKAMEEMNGKDLEGENIEIVFAKPPDQKRKERKAQRQAAKNQMYDDYYYYGPPHMPPPTRGRGRGGRGGYGYPPDYYGYEDYYDYYGYDYHNYRGGYEDPYYGYEDFQVGARGRGGRGARGAAPSRGRGAAPPRGRAGYAQRGGPGSARGVRGARGGAQQQRGRGVRGARGGRGGNVGGKRKADGYNQPDSKRRQTNNQNWGSQPIAQQPLQAGKRGRGRS, translated from the exons ATGGCTACTGAGCATGTTAATGGGAATGGTACTGAAGAGCCCATGGATACTTCTGCTGCAGTTACCCATTCTGAGCATTTCCAGACATTGCTTGATGCTGGTTTACCACAGAAAGTTGCTGAAAAACTAGATGAAATTTACGTTGCAG gCCTAGTTGCACATAGTGATCTAGATGAAAGAGCTATTGAAGCTTTAAAGGAATTCAATGAAGAAGGTGCACTGGCAGTGCTTCAGCAGTTTAAAGACAGTGATCTCTCACACGTTCAG AACAAAAGTGCCTTTTTATGTGGAGTCATGAAGACATACAGGCAGAGGGAAAAACAGGGGACCAAGGTGGCAGATTCTAGCAAAGGACCAGATGAGGCAAAAATTAAG GCACTGTTGGAGAGAACTGGCTACACTCTTGATGTGACTACTGGACAGAGGAAATATGGTGGGCCTCCTCCAGAGTCTGTATATTCAGGACAGCAACCTTCTGTTGGTACAGAG ATATTTGTGGGCAAGATCCCGAGAGACTTGTTTGAAGATGAACTTGTTCCATTATTTGAGAAGGCCGGACCTATATGGGATCTCCGCTTAATGATGGATCCACTAACCGGTCTAAACAGAGGATATGCTTTTGTCACTTTTTGTACTAAAGAAGCAGCTCAGGAAGCTGTTAAACTG TACAACAACCATGAAATTCGGTCTGGAAAACACATTGGTGTATGCATCTCTGTTGCCAATAATAGGCTTTTTGTTGGTTCTATTCCTAAGAGTAAAACCAAGGAGCAAATTGTTGAAGAATTCAGCAAAGTAACAG aggGTCTTACAGATGTCATATTGTATCATCAGCCTGATGACAAGAAAAAGAACCGGGGTTTCTGCTTTCTTGAATATGAAGATCACAAAACTGCTGCTCAGGCCAGACGTAGGCTAATGAGTGGCAAAGTGAAAGTCTGGGGAAATGTTGTTACAGTGGAATGGGCTGACCCTATAGAAGACCCAGATCCTGAAGTCATGGCAAAG GTAAAAGTTTTGTTCGTACGCAATCTTGCCAATACTGTAACAGAGGAGATTCTAGAAAAGGCCTTCAGTCAATTTGGAAAGCTAGAACGAGTGAAGAAGCTAAAAGACTATGCTTTCATTCATTTTGATGAACGGGATGGTGCTGTAAAG GCAATGGAAGAAATGAATGGCAAAGATTTAGAGGGAGAAAACATTGAAATTGTTTTTGCTAAGCCACCAgatcaaaaaaggaaagaacgGAAAGCTCAGAGACAAGCGGCTAAAAATCAGAT gTATGATGATTACTACTATTATGGTCCACCTCATATGCCCCCTCCAACAAGAGGTCGAGGCCGAGGAGGTAGAGGTGGTTACGGATATCCCCCTGACTATTACGGATATGAAGATTATTATGATTATTATGGCTATGACTACCATAACTATCGTGGTGGATATGAAGATCCTTACTATGGTTATGAAGATTTTCAAGTTGGAGCTAGAGGAAGGGGTGGTAGAGGAGCAAGGGGTGCTGCTCCATCCAGAGGTCGCGGGGCTGCTCCTCCCCGTGGCAGAGCCGGTTATGCACAGAGAGGTGGTCCTGGATCAGCAAGAGGCGTTCGTGGTGCGAGAGGAGGTGCCCAGCAACAAAGAGGCCGCGGGGTACGTGGTGCGAGGGGTGGCCGCGGTGGAAATGTAGGAGGAAAGCGCAAAGCTGATGGGTACAACCAGCCAGATTCCAAGCGGCGCCAGACCAATAATCAGAACTGGGGCTCCCAACCCATTGCTCAGCAACCGCTCCAAG CAGGGAAAAGGGGTCGAGGCCGGTCCTGA